A single Leptospira paudalimensis DNA region contains:
- a CDS encoding YheT family hydrolase, with amino-acid sequence MSLFKPIPLFSGPMVQSFMASFKSKADKSYGKNLEGEWRSVRTKKGVTLLARIHEVPSPKGIVILVHGWEGSIHSSYIIRTTKHFLAKDYSVYRLNLRDHGDTHHLNEGIFNGSLLEETYDAVLTLAKSVKSKLPVYLAGFSLGGNFVLRMAGRHSTAKADEKIPGLKHCFAFSPALDPKRATIKMDDHPFLRKYFLNSWKSSLVKKGQLFPHLYSFDDLDKYQSVMDLTEKMVKEFSKFRSVDEYFLSYTLNDLFFKTIKVPTTILTSMDDPVIPWKEFTEIPSSAYIDVVIEAKGGHCGFIEDWKRSSYYWRIMEKKMG; translated from the coding sequence ATGAGTTTATTCAAACCAATCCCTCTTTTTTCAGGTCCCATGGTACAGTCCTTTATGGCTTCCTTTAAGTCAAAGGCAGACAAATCGTATGGGAAAAATCTCGAAGGCGAGTGGAGATCGGTCAGAACTAAAAAAGGAGTCACACTCCTTGCAAGGATTCATGAAGTTCCAAGTCCCAAAGGCATTGTGATTTTGGTGCATGGTTGGGAAGGGAGTATCCATTCCAGCTACATCATTCGGACCACCAAACATTTTTTAGCAAAAGATTATTCAGTCTATCGGTTGAATCTGAGAGACCATGGAGACACCCACCATTTAAACGAAGGGATCTTCAATGGAAGTTTACTCGAAGAAACATATGATGCGGTACTCACACTTGCAAAGTCAGTGAAGTCCAAACTTCCAGTCTATTTGGCTGGGTTTTCACTGGGTGGAAATTTTGTACTTCGAATGGCAGGTAGGCATAGCACTGCAAAAGCGGATGAGAAAATCCCAGGGCTCAAACATTGTTTTGCCTTTAGCCCAGCACTTGATCCAAAACGTGCCACAATCAAAATGGATGACCATCCATTCTTACGGAAATATTTTTTAAATTCATGGAAATCATCCCTTGTGAAAAAAGGCCAACTCTTCCCTCATCTGTATTCCTTTGATGATTTGGACAAATACCAATCAGTCATGGACTTAACAGAAAAAATGGTGAAGGAGTTTTCTAAGTTTCGTTCGGTAGATGAATATTTTTTGTCTTATACTTTGAATGATCTTTTCTTTAAAACCATCAAAGTCCCAACAACCATTTTGACATCCATGGATGATCCAGTCATCCCTTGGAAAGAGTTCACTGAAATTCCATCATCAGCTTACATTGATGTGGTCATTGAAGCAAAAGGTGGTCACTGCGGTTTTATCGAAGACTGGAAACGATCTTCGTACTATTGGAGGATTATGGAAAAGAAGATGGGTTGA